A single Actinomadura algeriensis DNA region contains:
- the secE gene encoding preprotein translocase subunit SecE: MATETRGEPEAKDEGKGKRKKVGKRTSPALFVRQIVAELRKVIWPTRRELITYTAVSLVFVVFMVALVSGVDWGLQEGIYAVFG; this comes from the coding sequence ATGGCGACTGAGACGCGCGGCGAGCCCGAGGCCAAAGACGAAGGCAAGGGCAAGCGGAAGAAGGTCGGAAAGCGGACCTCCCCCGCCCTGTTCGTGCGCCAGATCGTCGCCGAGCTTCGCAAGGTCATCTGGCCCACCCGCCGGGAACTGATCACGTACACGGCGGTCTCGCTGGTGTTCGTCGTCTTCATGGTCGCGCTCGTCTCCGGTGTCGACTGGGGTCTGCAGGAAGGCATCTACGCCGTCTTCGGCTGA
- a CDS encoding pyridoxal phosphate-dependent aminotransferase, producing the protein MSIDRPRISKRISAISESATLAVDAKAKALKAAGRPVIGFGAGEPDFPTPDYIVEAAVTACRVPRFHKYTPAGGLPELRAAIAEKTERDSGLKVEPSQVLVTNGGKQAVYEAFAALLDPGDEVIVPTPYWTTYPESIKLAGGVPVDVVADETTGYRVSVEQLEAARTDRTKVLLFVSPSNPTGAVYTRDQVEAIGRWADEHGLWVITDEIYEHLVYGDAEFSSMPVVVPELADRTLVLNGVAKTYAMTGWRVGWMIGPADVVKAAQNLQSHATSNVANVSQAAALAAVTGDLGAVAEMRKAFDRRRQTMVKMLNEISGVLCPEPEGAFYAYPSVKELLGKEIRGRRPETSVELASLILEEAEVALVPGEAFGTPGYFRLSYALGDDDLVEGVSRVAKLLSEAS; encoded by the coding sequence ATGAGCATCGACCGTCCTCGCATCTCCAAGCGCATATCCGCGATCTCCGAGTCCGCCACGCTGGCCGTCGACGCCAAGGCCAAGGCGCTGAAGGCCGCCGGACGTCCGGTCATCGGGTTCGGCGCGGGCGAGCCCGACTTCCCCACGCCCGACTACATCGTCGAGGCCGCGGTGACCGCATGCCGCGTCCCGCGCTTCCACAAGTACACCCCGGCGGGGGGCCTGCCGGAGCTGCGCGCGGCGATCGCCGAGAAGACCGAGCGCGACTCGGGCCTGAAGGTCGAGCCGTCCCAGGTCCTCGTGACCAACGGCGGCAAGCAGGCGGTGTACGAGGCGTTCGCGGCGCTGCTCGACCCGGGCGACGAGGTGATCGTCCCGACCCCGTACTGGACGACCTACCCCGAGTCGATCAAGCTCGCGGGCGGCGTCCCGGTGGACGTCGTCGCCGACGAGACGACCGGGTACCGGGTGAGCGTCGAGCAGCTCGAGGCGGCCCGCACGGACCGGACGAAGGTGCTGCTGTTCGTCTCCCCGTCCAACCCGACCGGTGCCGTCTACACCCGTGACCAGGTCGAGGCGATCGGCCGCTGGGCCGACGAGCACGGCCTGTGGGTGATCACGGACGAGATCTACGAGCACCTCGTGTACGGCGACGCCGAGTTCTCCTCGATGCCGGTCGTGGTGCCCGAGCTCGCCGACCGCACGCTCGTCCTGAACGGGGTCGCCAAGACGTACGCGATGACCGGCTGGCGGGTGGGCTGGATGATCGGCCCGGCGGACGTCGTGAAGGCCGCGCAGAACCTGCAGTCGCACGCGACGTCCAATGTGGCGAACGTCTCGCAGGCCGCCGCGCTCGCCGCCGTCACCGGCGACCTCGGCGCGGTCGCGGAGATGCGCAAGGCCTTCGACCGGCGCCGGCAGACGATGGTCAAGATGCTGAACGAGATCTCCGGCGTGCTCTGCCCCGAGCCGGAGGGCGCGTTCTACGCGTACCCGTCGGTGAAGGAGCTGCTGGGCAAGGAGATCCGCGGCAGGCGTCCCGAGACGTCGGTGGAGCTGGCCTCGCTGATCCTGGAGGAGGCCGAGGTGGCGCTGGTGCCGGGCGAGGCGTTCGGCACCCCCGGCTACTTCCGGCTGTCGTACGCGCTGGGCGACGACGACCTCGTCGAGGGCGTCTCCCGCGTGGCGAAGCTGCTGTCCGAGGCGAGCTGA
- a CDS encoding SigE family RNA polymerase sigma factor — MGRRDDESFVEFVAARGNALLRTAALLCGAGQDAEDLLQTALEKAYRHWGRLDADSDPEPYVRRILVNQTISRARRWKVLREIHMARIPETPVMSPHHSIELRGALMDELRKLGPRQRAVLVLRFWEDLSEAETAKVLGCSVGTVKSQASRGLARLRERLDTNLAPMGG; from the coding sequence GTGGGGCGTCGAGACGACGAGTCGTTCGTGGAGTTCGTGGCGGCACGCGGCAACGCGCTGCTGCGCACCGCGGCGCTGCTGTGCGGCGCCGGGCAGGACGCCGAGGACCTGCTGCAGACCGCGCTGGAGAAGGCGTACCGGCACTGGGGCAGGCTCGACGCCGACTCCGACCCCGAGCCGTACGTGCGGCGCATCCTGGTCAACCAGACGATCAGCCGGGCGCGCCGCTGGAAGGTGCTGCGCGAGATCCACATGGCCCGCATCCCCGAGACGCCGGTCATGTCGCCGCACCATTCCATCGAACTGAGAGGGGCGTTGATGGACGAGCTTCGCAAACTGGGCCCACGCCAGCGCGCGGTGCTCGTCCTGCGCTTCTGGGAGGACCTCTCGGAGGCCGAGACGGCGAAGGTGCTCGGCTGCTCCGTCGGGACGGTCAAGAGCCAGGCGTCGCGGGGACTCGCCAGGCTCCGCGAACGCCTCGACACGAACCTGGCTCCGATGGGGGGATGA